The proteins below are encoded in one region of Peribacillus muralis:
- a CDS encoding response regulator translates to MITVLIADDQSLIREGLAALLNLRPELDVIGLASNGMEAYEISLEREPDIVLMDIRMPGINGVEGTRLITSQLPNTKVLVLTTFQDSELIFSALEEGASGYLLKDMSADMISNAIKTVQSGGMVLPPEVTIHMLQELKRNNETKVNIQPAVLRELTKREHDVLRNLGYGKSNKEIAAALSITEGTVKNHVSNIISKLELRDRTQAAVFAVRYRITTFSE, encoded by the coding sequence ATGATAACGGTATTGATTGCTGATGATCAATCACTTATACGGGAGGGGTTAGCCGCGCTTTTGAATTTACGTCCTGAACTTGACGTGATTGGGCTTGCGAGCAATGGAATGGAAGCCTATGAAATTTCCTTGGAAAGGGAGCCTGACATTGTTCTCATGGACATCAGGATGCCTGGGATAAATGGTGTCGAAGGTACTAGGTTAATCACATCTCAGCTTCCAAATACGAAAGTGCTGGTGCTGACGACTTTCCAGGATAGCGAGCTCATTTTCTCTGCGCTTGAAGAAGGAGCAAGTGGGTATTTGCTGAAAGATATGTCAGCAGACATGATTTCAAATGCAATCAAGACCGTTCAATCAGGAGGAATGGTACTTCCGCCGGAGGTCACCATTCACATGCTGCAAGAGTTAAAGAGAAATAATGAAACGAAGGTGAACATTCAGCCTGCTGTTCTTCGTGAACTAACAAAGCGGGAGCATGATGTCCTGAGGAATCTTGGCTATGGTAAAAGTAATAAGGAAATTGCAGCTGCCTTGTCAATTACCGAAGGAACCGTGAAAAACCATGTTTCGAATATAATCAGTAAACTGGAATTGCGTGATCGAACTCAGGCAGCCGTCTTTGCCGTTCGGTATCGGATTACCACGTTTTCAGAGTGA
- a CDS encoding sensor histidine kinase: protein MSMWLINLRIVMFLMISFFYYWRLPESDASRWFVVVAAVGFILNHFLIFHKESFTYKLRIIYLDGILSFGFGFLFQKSTLYLIMVGVVTITLFIIVSDFKKLKLYSLIIVLLWLMVMGTTYFQSGKLDIIDNLSSISFVAFSAIVGDLIRKLIEARDVMSEQFLQLNVAHEELSAAHQQLQSYSQEVEEAARIRERNRIAREIHDTVGHKMTALFVQMELADELIKYDLVKTKDTLKVCRDLAQGALEEVRFSVRALKVEEEAAFLPSVRRLLDDFYQSTSLRSTLDLRGDPSNIPSALQLTIIRLIQESLTNAKRHGDASMSAIKLDCLPEKVLINIEDNGKGTSVIIPGFGLKNMKDRIFEMGGELLYESAVNQGFRIFVEFPLIEKKWVVGGTS from the coding sequence ATGAGTATGTGGTTAATAAATCTTCGGATAGTCATGTTCTTGATGATTAGCTTTTTCTATTACTGGAGGTTGCCTGAATCCGATGCTTCTAGATGGTTTGTCGTAGTGGCGGCTGTAGGTTTTATCCTTAATCATTTTTTGATATTTCATAAGGAATCATTTACTTATAAACTGCGGATCATCTATCTGGATGGAATACTTAGTTTTGGATTCGGTTTTTTGTTTCAGAAGTCCACTCTCTATTTGATCATGGTTGGCGTGGTAACCATTACCTTGTTCATTATTGTCTCAGATTTCAAGAAACTTAAGTTATACTCTCTGATTATAGTCTTACTGTGGCTAATGGTTATGGGCACAACCTATTTTCAATCAGGGAAACTGGACATCATTGATAACTTGTCGAGCATCTCGTTTGTAGCGTTTTCAGCTATCGTTGGTGATTTGATCAGGAAACTTATTGAAGCTAGAGACGTGATGAGTGAACAATTCCTGCAATTGAATGTAGCGCATGAGGAGCTATCAGCGGCCCATCAACAACTGCAATCATACTCGCAAGAAGTTGAGGAAGCGGCTAGAATCAGAGAACGAAATCGAATTGCTCGGGAGATTCATGATACCGTCGGACATAAGATGACGGCTTTATTTGTCCAAATGGAACTTGCGGATGAACTAATCAAATATGACTTGGTTAAAACGAAGGATACGCTGAAAGTTTGCAGGGATTTGGCTCAGGGGGCGTTGGAAGAGGTCCGTTTTTCCGTCCGGGCATTGAAGGTGGAAGAGGAAGCAGCCTTTTTACCAAGTGTACGCAGATTACTTGATGATTTTTACCAATCAACAAGCTTGAGGTCGACTCTTGATTTAAGAGGTGATCCAAGCAACATACCAAGCGCACTTCAGCTAACGATCATTCGGCTGATACAAGAGAGTTTAACGAATGCAAAGCGCCATGGTGATGCATCGATGAGTGCAATCAAGCTTGATTGTTTGCCAGAAAAGGTTTTGATTAATATTGAAGACAACGGTAAAGGTACAAGCGTGATCATTCCTGGGTTTGGATTAAAAAACATGAAAGACCGAATCTTTGAAATGGGTGGCGAGTTATTATACGAAAGTGCAGTGAACCAGGGATTTCGCATATTTGTTGAGTTTCCGCTGATCGAAAAAAAATGGGTTGTAGGAGGGACGTCATGA